The Microcebus murinus isolate Inina chromosome 4, M.murinus_Inina_mat1.0, whole genome shotgun sequence genome has a segment encoding these proteins:
- the LOC105861257 gene encoding olfactory receptor 5M3-like: MLNFTDVTEFILLGLTSRPELQLLFFLVFLMVYIITLIGNIGMIILIRISPQLNSPMYFFLSHLSFADVWFSSNVTPKMLENLVSEVKTISYPGCIVQCFFFIAFVHVEVFILAVMAFDRYMAIGNPLLYGSRMSRTVCIRLISFPYVYGFFISLISTLWTHGLYFCGNIEINHFYCADPALIKMACAGTFIKEYTMRTLAGLNFSYSLLVIIVSYIFILIAILRMRSAEGRKKAFSTCGSHLTAVTIFYGTLFFMYLRSPTEESVEQGKMVAVFYTTVIPMLNPMIYSLRNKDVKEAMSKAIGRAFSTK, encoded by the coding sequence ATGCTCAATTTTACTGATGTGACAGAATTTATTCTTTTGGGGTTAACTAGTCGTCCTGAATTAcaactccttttctttttggttttcttgatgGTCTACATTATCACCTTGATTGGGAACATTGGCATGATCATATTAATCAGGATAAGCCCCCAGCTCAACAGCCCCATGTATTTTTTCCTCAGTCACTTGTCTTTTGCAGATGTGTGGTTCTCCTCTAATGTCACCcctaaaatgttggaaaatcttGTATCTGAGGTCAAAACCATTTCCTACCCTGGATGTATAGTGCAGTGCTTTTTCTTCATTGCCTTTGTTCACGTAGAAGTCTTCATCCTGGCTGTGATGGCCTTTGACAGATACATGGCGATTGGCAACCCTCTACTTTATGGCAGCAGGATGTCAAGAACGGTCTGTATTCGACTGATCTCTTTCCCTTACGTATATGGATTTTTTATTAGTTTGATCTCAACACTGTGGACCCACGGGTTGTACTTCTGTGGGAACATTGAGATCAACCATTTCTACTGTGCAGACCCAGCTCTCATCAAGATGGCCTGTGCGGGGACCTTCATTAAAGAATACACCATGCGTACACTGGCAGGTCTCAACTTCTCTTACTCCTTATTGGTCATTATTGTCTCCTACATATTCATCCTTATTGCCATCCTAAGAATGCGTtcagcagaaggaagaaagaaagcctTTTCCACATGCGGGTCCCACTTGACAGCCGTCACCATATTTTATGGAACACTTTTCTTCATGTACCTTAGAAGCCCCACAGAGGAGTCTGTGGAGCAGGGGAAAATGGTGGCCGTTTTCTACACCACGGTCATTCCCATGTTGAACCCCATGATCTACAGTCTCAGGAACAAGGACGTGAAGGAGGCCATGAGCAAAGCAATTGGTAGAGCCTTTTCaactaaataa
- the LOC105861303 gene encoding olfactory receptor 5M3-like gives MLNFTDVTEFILLGLTSRRELQVLFFIIFLLVYIITMVGNIGVIMLIKISPQLNSPMYFFLSHLSFVDVWFSSNVTPKMLENLLSETKTISYAGCLVQCFFFIALVHVEIFILAVMAFDRYMAIGNPLLYGSKMSRVVCMRLISFPYIYGFLTSLAATLWTYGLYFCGKIEINHFYCADPPLIKMACAGTFAKEYTMLILAGINFTYSLIVIIISYIFILIAILRMRSAEGRQKAFSTCGSHLTAVIIFYGTLIFMYLRPPTEESVEQGKMVAVFYTTVIPMLNPMIYSLRNKDVKEAMSKVINRIYLTK, from the coding sequence ATGCTCAATTTCACTGATGTGACAGAATTTATTCTTTTGGGACTAACCAGTCGTCGGGAATTGCAAGTTCTCttcttcatcatttttcttctggtCTACATTATCACCATGGTGGGCAATATTGGCGTGATCATGTTAATTAAGATCAGTCCACAGCTTAACAGCcccatgtactttttcctcaGCCATTTGTCATTTGTCGATGTGTGGTTTTCTTCCAATGTCACCcctaaaatgttggaaaacttgTTATCAGAGACAAAAACGATTTCTTACGCTGGATGTTTAGTgcagtgtttctttttcattgctcttGTCCATgtagaaatttttattcttgctgTGATGGCCTTTGACAGATACATGGCGATTGGGAACCCTCTGCTCTATGGCAGCAAAATGTCAAGGGTTGTCTGCATGCGACTGATTTCTTTCCCTTACATATATGGATTCCTGACTAGTCTGGCAGCAACATTGTGGACTTACGGCTTGTACTTCTGTGGGAAAATTGAGATCAACCACTTCTACTGCGCAGACCCACCTCTCATCAAGATGGCCTGTGCTGGGACCTTCGCAAAAGAATATACGATGCTCATACTGGCTGGCATTAACTTCACATATTCCCTGATTGTAATTATCATATCGTATATATTCATTCTCATTGCTATTCTCCGAATGCGCTCAGCGGAAGGGAGACAGAAGGCCTTTTCCACCTGTGGGTCCCATCTGACAGCTGTCATCATATTTTACGGTACTCTGATCTTCATGTATCTCCGACCTCCCACAGAGGAGTCCGTGGAGCAGGGGAAGATGGTGGCTGTGTTCTACACCACAGTGATCCCCATGCTGAATCCAATGATCTACAGTCTGAGGAACAAGGATGTGAAAGAAGCCATGAGCAAAGTGATCaacagaatatatttaacaaaataa